A segment of the Hymenobacter volaticus genome:
TTTGGCTTCCAACACTTTGAAGTCGTCGTACTTCATGTTTTGGATGACGATTAGTTGGAGCGCGGGAAAAGCTTGGCGAATCCGAGTCAGAATTTTCACTTTGTCTGGATGCTCATCCGGGGATACCATCATAATGTTTTCCTTGCCCCGGTAAGGCACCACTTCGATTTCCTGCTGCTCGAACCAGGCGCTAAGCAAGTGCGTCGGGGCGGCGTAGAGTTGCCGCAGGGCCGGCGTAGTATAGCTGCTGTGGGCGGTCGTAATGGTTAGGTGGGGCGTTAGCTGCCGCAGTTGCTCGATTACCTCTGGTGCCGGCATCAACTGGATGTTTTGGTTCATCACGTTGATGTGCAAGTCTTTGAGAGCCCGCAACTTGCTGGTTTGCGCGGGCGTTAACTCCCGCAGAAAATACGGCACGTAGTACTCGAGCAGGTGCAAGCACACTGCTTGCTGGGCCGGAGGGCGTCCAGAATTAAATTGAAGCGGATCAGTTGGCCGTCGTTGCGGAACCAGCGGTAGCGCAACGACGTCAGTTTGTTGGGGTAGGTTGCCAGCAGCACGCTCGCCTTAGAGCCCAACAAGGTCCGGGTAGCGCAGTAAAAAGCATAAATAGATAAGATCCCCCGCTGATGGAATCCGTGCCGGGCACGAGCATCACTACCACTTGTGGGGCGATGGGGGCATAGCTTGGAGCCGCCGGCGCTGCAGCACATGAAAGTAGGGCTGCAGTGTTAGCAGAGCGGCCATGCGCAGGGGCTGCCGCAGAAACTTCGCGGCCCGCTGCTTTACTTGTGCCGCCAAACTTGACTCCCGGGCCTTCTGCATCTGCTTGCTATTATTAGGGCTAAGACACGTTTTCCAAGCGCTTAATCACTTTGGCCGGGGTGCCCACCGCCACCACGTTGGCTTCTACGTCTTTGGTGACTACGCTACCGGCGCCAATGACGGTGTTGTCCCCAATTGTAACACCGGGCAATAGGATGGCATTGGTACCGATGGCGCAATTCTCCCCGATTTGCACGTGCCCCGAAATCCGGGTGCCCGGCATCAGCTCGGTGTAGTCGCCAATTACACTGTCGTGGCCGATGGTGCAGCATACGTTCAGCAGCACGCCCTCCCCCACCCGGATGTCGGTGGTGAGAATACAGCCCTCCATTATTGTGCAGCCATCTCCGATTTCAATTCCGAACGCGCCGATGGAGGTCTTAGGAGAAATAATAGACGTTAGCACGCCCCTGCAGCTGCGCAGTTTAGCGGCCAGCAAGCGCCGTACTTTCGGATTGCCTACTCCGAGCACGAATTGCTGGTCTTGGTGGCTTAGCCACTGCCGGGCTTCTTCTTCGGTTTGCAGCACCGCGTATCGCCCATAGAGGTGCGGGGCAAATTGGTCGATACGTTGTCGAAGAAGGCCAGGTGGGCCTGCTGGTTGGTTGAGTAAATCAGCTCGAACACTTCTTTTGCAAACCCTTTGGCGCCCGCGATTAGCATACAATTTCGTTTAGTTTTAGCCTTTACATCGTATTATCATACCCTTGCCTTCGCCGTTGCTGGCGGCTGTACGGCCGGCGGTGGGCCGCTGTCATCTCCAGTTAACCACTGCTCTATTTCCGCGAACTACAAAGTGGGTATATCGGCGAGCTGAGCGGTGAACTGCTGATTTTCCCACCTAACCACGCCCGCCTCAATCCAGGGGGCTGCGCGTTGCTTTTCCAGGAAACCAGGTTCCCACTCGGTGGCTTCACGGATTTTCTTGACTTTCACCCTGAATTGGCAATGGTTTAAGTCCACATGGTTTTTGGTGGCCCAGAAAGCCGTGAAGTTGCGAATGCCTTTTTCCAGGCGGGCCTGGTCGATTTTTTTCGTAATGATGTCGTAGGTCCATTTCAGCCACAACACGCCGTAGAGGTACGCCCCGGGCTGCCCGTCGGCCCGAATGATGGGCAGAAAGCGCTCCACACCGTCGGCGCCGACGTAGGTAACGGCCACGATGCGCGTGTACCCCGCGAAATGCTCGTCGAGCGCAATGGGATGGTTGGTGATACCAAAAAACTTGCGCGAGGGCACAGTGGACGCCAGCGTAAGGCGGGCCAGCCCCTGGCCAACTAGCGTGTGGTCTAAGCCGGATTTTTCGCGCAGGAGTTGCGCCAGGGTGGAGTTGTAGGAGACGGCGCCCTGCATCAGCGTTAGCGCCACCAGGCCTGCTGTTAAGCCCGCCAGTTTTAGTTTACGCAGGGGGTTGTCCGCGCTGGCATTCTCGTGTTGAATGGTAGCGGCTTGGTCGCCAGCCGCCCTCGGGGTACTATTAGACAGCCCACAGGAACGAGCTTCAATCAAGCGGCGCAGTTGGGGGCGCAGCAGCAGCCAGGCCGCCAGGCCCCGGTCCGGCCGGGCCTTAAACCAGCGGCGCCAGTACGAAACCGGCACCATCAGTAAATAGATAGACCCAAAGCCGAGGGCAAAGAAGGGCAGATTGAAAAACAGCAGTACCCCCACGTGCAGCCCCACCCCAATGACCATCAGTCCCGCCCGGAACTTGCGGAAAGGAAACAGAAACAGGAAAAAGAACTCGAACACCAACGTCAGGTAGCCTAAAAACTTAACCAGCCCTTCCTGATTCAAGATGAACGTGCCGTTGGACCCCATTTCAAACGGCGAGGACATCGGCTTCCACATCCCCAGCCCCTTCAGCCACAGGGGTGCCGTCAGTTTGTAGAGCGTTGAATCAAAGTAAACGAAGGCAATACCCACGATAACGGGCACGTAGTAGGCGAGTTGGCTAACTGTGCGGGGCGGTGGGGAAAGAGTGCCCGCACTCGACGCACGCACCGTCCGCCAGACCCGATCCAAGGACAGGCACTGCCCAATGGGCAGGAACAAGAACAGGAAACTGATGCTCACGTATACAGGGGTCATCATGTAGACGTAGGTGCGCACCGACGAAAAGAACAGCAGCACAAACACGTAGTTGGCGATGGCCGCGGCGCGCGTAAACCAGCCGAGTAGCAACAGCACAATCGCCCCCATCCACAAAACCAAGGGCCCGGCAAAACTCATTTCCGAGGGCTCGATAAAGGGTATGGCATCGAAGATCAGCTCCCGGAAATAGAACAAGTTGGCAACCTCGCCCAGTAGAACGGCGCTGAACACAATGCGGAACAAGGCTAAGCCGGTGCCGTCAATTTGTTTGTCGTAGACTTTGCGGATTTTGCGGTACGCTTTAGCGAATATCCCTTCCGCAACCGGGCGCTGAAGTTGATCAGTGATCATTACCTGAGTGAAGGATGCTAGGTGATGGAATAAAAGGTTGCCAACGGCCCCTTAGAAAGCTCCTGCCTGATCGGGCCAGGCCAGGGACCCCGCGCTAATGGCCGCTTAAGGCCAGGTAATGCACTAAATCGTGCAGGGGGCAACGGGCAGTTTTCTGGTTAGGCCAGCCCGCACTAAGCCAGCTATCCGGCGAACTTGCATTGGTGGCAACTGCGGGTAGAAAGGCAGACAGAGCACGCGGGTGGCAATATCTTCGGCTACCGGGCAGCTTTCGCCCGGCGCGTACGGCAAGTTGTTGAGGGAGGGGAAAAAATAGCGACGGGCATCAATCTCATTTTCCGCCAGCAGTTGCTTGATGTCCAGCAGTTGCGCCTCGTTTTCAAATACCACGGGGAAGTAGGCATAATTATATTCTATCCCAGCGGGCATAACGGGGTAGCGCAGTGCCAAGCCGGCTAGTTCGTTGTGGTAGAGCTGGTAGAGTTGAGCCCGCGTGGCGATGAAATCAGTGACCCGCGGCAACATGCACAAGCCCAGGGCGGCGTGGAATTCCGAGTTTTTGCCGTTGATGCCTAACATCATGTGATCATCGCCGAAGTGGCCGAACGATTTCAGCAGCCAAATTTTCTTGGCCATCTCATCGGTGTGCGCAATCAGGGCCCCACCCTCGCCGGTATGAAAGAGCTTGGTTGCGTGAAAGCTGCACGCCGTCAGATCACCGTAAGTGAGCAGCGAGCGGCCCGCTACTTTAGTACCAAAGGCGTGCGCGCCATCGTAGATAACCTTCAGCTGGTGACGTTGGGCAATTGCTTCGATTTTGACGACGTCGCAGGGATAGCCGTAGACGTGAGTGGCGAGAATCGCACTGGTACGCGGTGTGATGGCGGCTTCTATCTTATCGGCATCTATGCAGAAAGTGTCTTCTTCAATATCAACATAGACGGGCGTACATTTTTCCCACAGGATAACCGAAGTGGTAGCCACATACGAGAAAGGTGTGGTAATGATTTCCCCCGTTAAGTTCAAGGCTTGAATAGCCAACTGCAACGCAATGGTGCCGTTGGAAGTGAACTGCACGCGAGGCCCACCTAAGTAAGCACTTAACCGGCTCTCGAGTTCAAGCAACAACGGTCCGTTGTTAGTGAGCTGGTTTCGCTCCCATATGCCGGTCAAATAGGAAACGTATTCCTCGAGCGGGGGCAGATACGAATGCGTAACATAGATCAAGGCAGTAGGAAAACGATTAGCGAGTTACTAAAGTACCAATCAATATTGGAAAATGATAAAATTTACTTCGCCTTATCCAAATCAATCTCAATTAGATTCAATAAGAGGCTCTATTAAAATAATTAAGTTTTATATTAAATAGATGCTGTAATCCACTGATCTTAATAGATACCCCACTTAAATTTAAGCCAAGCTCGTCAATAAATATTGCTAATAAATAAATTATGTCCTCCATGATCTCGACATTATGAAAACCTGCTAGGCCTGTCAAAATAGATATGTCCAATCATGATTAGATTGCTTTGGGATTTTTAAATAGCAGCATACTAATATATAGCAAGGACGTTTGCCCAAGAGTTTGCTTGCGAACCCCACTTTTCGCGTTTCGATAGAAAAGCAACAGGCTTTTAGTTTTAGCTAACTCAATAAAGTTATCAATCAATAATTTCTGTTGATTGTCTAGCCGGTCGGTGTAGGTGTAGCTGAATTCTTTTGCCATGAAAATTTTCCGCGTTAAATCCTGGAGCATTTTCTTTTCGATGACAATTCTTTTGAAACGGCTTAAGAAGGTACTGTCCTTGAAACTACCTGAAATATTATTTCCGTGCTGGCGGTATAAAACTGTTTTCTCGCTTAAGTAACTGA
Coding sequences within it:
- a CDS encoding acetyltransferase; protein product: MLQTEEEARQWLSHQDQQFVLGVGNPKVRRLLAAKLRSCRGVLTSIISPKTSIGAFGIEIGDGCTIMEGCILTTDIRVGEGVLLNVCCTIGHDSVIGDYTELMPGTRISGHVQIGENCAIGTNAILLPGVTIGDNTVIGAGSVVTKDVEANVVAVGTPAKVIKRLENVS
- a CDS encoding DegT/DnrJ/EryC1/StrS family aminotransferase, producing MIYVTHSYLPPLEEYVSYLTGIWERNQLTNNGPLLLELESRLSAYLGGPRVQFTSNGTIALQLAIQALNLTGEIITTPFSYVATTSVILWEKCTPVYVDIEEDTFCIDADKIEAAITPRTSAILATHVYGYPCDVVKIEAIAQRHQLKVIYDGAHAFGTKVAGRSLLTYGDLTACSFHATKLFHTGEGGALIAHTDEMAKKIWLLKSFGHFGDDHMMLGINGKNSEFHAALGLCMLPRVTDFIATRAQLYQLYHNELAGLALRYPVMPAGIEYNYAYFPVVFENEAQLLDIKQLLAENEIDARRYFFPSLNNLPYAPGESCPVAEDIATRVLCLPFYPQLPPMQVRRIAGLVRAGLTRKLPVAPCTI